Genomic segment of Nocardiopsis mwathae:
AACTCGCTGCTGCAGGTTCTGGAGGAGGGTCGGCTCACCGACGCCCAGGGGCGCACGGTCGACTTCAAGAACACCGTCATCATCATGACGACGAACCTCGGTACGCGGGACATCTCCAAGGGCGCGGCCATGGGCTTCGCCAAGGAGGACGACGCCAAGACCAACTACGACCGGATGAAGGCGAAGGTCAGCGAGGAGCTGAAGACCAACTTCCGGCCCGAGTTCCTGAACCGTGTGGACGACGTCATCGTCTTCCACCAGCTCACCGAGAAGGAGATCATCAGCATCGTCGACCTGATGGTCAACCAGCTCGACGAGCGCCTCAAGGACCGCGACATGGGCCTGGAGCTGCGTCCGAAGGCCAAGACGGTCCTCGCCGAGCGCGGCTACGACCCCGTCCTGGGCGCCCGGCCCCTGCGCCGGACGATCCAGCGGGAGATCGAGGACCAGCTCTCGGAGAAGATCCTCTACGGCGAGGTCCAGCCCGGCCAGATCGTCGTCATCGACGCCGAGGGCGAGGGCACGGACGCCAAGTTCACCTTCCACGGTGTGCCCAAGCCGGACTCGGTTCCGGACACCCCGGCGGTCGAGGAGACCGCCGCGGGCAAGAGCGAGTAGCCGCACCCGCTCCACCGCACCCGGCCTGACCGAAGCGGGCCCACGCCACCACGGCGTGGGCCCGCTTTCGCATAGGTGGGGTGATAGTGGTCGCCTGAGGAACTTCTATGGAATCCCTGCGCGAAGACGACCGCGAGGAGTATGGTCGTGAGTATGGCAACAAAGAAAGTGACCATCACCATCCCAGAGGATCTACTCGAAGAGATCCGTGCCGAGGTGGACGAGCGGGGCATATCGGCGTACTTCACTGAGGCCGTGCGCCAGAAGCGGGACCGTGACCTGCTCGCTGAACTGTTCGACTGGCTCCAGGAGGAGTACGGTCCGGTCAGCGAGAGTGCACGCGCCGCCGCGTGGGCTGAGTTGGCGGAAATCGACGCCGAGCACGAGACACGGCGTGCTTCTGCTCGCGAATCGGAGGACGCCGCGTGACGAGGCGGTACGCCAATCTCAAGCCACTGCGCTACTTCGTTCTCGACTCTGAAGCACTGTCGCTGATAGTGCACGGCGATGAGCGGATGATGGCATTCGTCGAGATAGCGGTCGGAGGCCACGCCGACATGGTCACCTCCCCGATGACACTCGTCGAGGCCTACGACGGGAAGATCACCGAACGGCGTTGGGACTGGGCGCTCTCCCGGATCCAGGTCAACAAGATCGGCAAAGAAGAGGCCCGTGCTGCTCGCCGACTACTCGCAGAGACCAAGCTCCATGGACACCAGTATGCGGTGGACGCTGTCTTGGCTGTCATCGCCCGCCGGTTGAAGGGTGATGTCACGATCTTCACCTCGGACGTGGAGGACCTGAAGCTGCTGGCCCCGGGCATCAGCATCCGGCGCGTGTGAGCGCCTGACCGGTGTGGGCCGGCGGCCGGCTCACACCGGTCAGCTCGGGAGGGCGTAGCGGCCGTCGTCGAGGGGGTCGACCAGGCCGTCGGCGACCAGGGCGTCCAGGGCGCGCTCGCGCTGGACGGGTTCGTCCCACACGCCGTCCAGGGCCGGCTTCTCCACCGGGCCGGGGGCGTCGCGCAGGACGGCCAGCAGGCGGCCG
This window contains:
- a CDS encoding PIN domain-containing protein, which gives rise to MTRRYANLKPLRYFVLDSEALSLIVHGDERMMAFVEIAVGGHADMVTSPMTLVEAYDGKITERRWDWALSRIQVNKIGKEEARAARRLLAETKLHGHQYAVDAVLAVIARRLKGDVTIFTSDVEDLKLLAPGISIRRV
- a CDS encoding CopG family transcriptional regulator gives rise to the protein MATKKVTITIPEDLLEEIRAEVDERGISAYFTEAVRQKRDRDLLAELFDWLQEEYGPVSESARAAAWAELAEIDAEHETRRASARESEDAA